In Microbulbifer celer, a single window of DNA contains:
- a CDS encoding bifunctional allantoicase/(S)-ureidoglycine aminohydrolase, which translates to MTNLKYPMHTYYAPKGGHPPQTQLLSDRAVFTEAYAVIPKGVMRDIVTSYLPFWEKTRLWVLSRPLSGFAETFSQYIMEVQSGGGSDRPESDPNAEGVLFVVEGELTLTLNGQRFRMEEGGYAFIPPGSDWKVHNECASTLRFHWIRKYYERVEGIDVPEAFVTNEKDIKPIEMPDTEGCWATTRFVDIEDFRHDMHVNIVTFQPGGVIPFAETHVMEHGLYVLQGKAAYLLNKDWVEVEAGDYMWLRAFCPQACYAGGPGPFRYLLYKDVNRQMKLGGFGQR; encoded by the coding sequence ATGACTAACTTGAAGTACCCAATGCATACCTATTACGCACCCAAAGGAGGGCATCCGCCGCAGACACAATTGTTATCTGATCGCGCGGTATTTACCGAGGCCTACGCGGTCATTCCCAAAGGTGTCATGCGCGATATCGTCACCAGTTACCTGCCGTTCTGGGAGAAGACCCGCCTGTGGGTGTTGTCGCGCCCATTATCAGGATTTGCCGAGACTTTCTCCCAGTACATTATGGAAGTGCAGTCCGGTGGTGGTAGTGACCGCCCTGAGTCAGACCCCAACGCGGAGGGCGTACTGTTTGTTGTGGAGGGGGAGCTGACTCTGACCCTCAACGGCCAACGCTTCCGCATGGAAGAGGGCGGCTATGCCTTTATCCCGCCCGGCAGTGACTGGAAGGTACACAACGAATGCGCTTCCACCCTGCGTTTTCACTGGATCAGAAAATATTACGAGCGTGTGGAAGGCATTGATGTGCCGGAAGCGTTTGTAACCAACGAAAAAGATATCAAACCCATCGAGATGCCCGACACCGAGGGTTGCTGGGCCACTACCCGCTTCGTGGATATCGAGGACTTCCGGCACGACATGCACGTGAACATCGTGACATTCCAGCCCGGCGGCGTGATTCCGTTTGCGGAGACTCACGTGATGGAACACGGCCTCTATGTCCTGCAGGGGAAAGCGGCTTACCTGCTGAATAAAGACTGGGTGGAAGTCGAGGCGGGAGACTACATGTGGCTGCGCGCTTTCTGCCCCCAGGCCTGTTATGCCGGCGGCCCCGGCCCGTTCCGATACCTCCTCTACAAAGACGTGAACCGTCAAATGAAGCTGGGCGGATTCGGGCAGCGCTAA